In Bradyrhizobium guangxiense, the following are encoded in one genomic region:
- a CDS encoding patatin-like phospholipase family protein, producing MCDRQPPTMPLPSCSTDVSSRSRGWIRQAGGRLTGLLALTCGLALAACTSLPRTPYTAAEARASRVLDIDGLRRYADEPATKFSFEKDTSTATKSYLALSGGGADGAYGVGVLNGWTAARTRPAFSVVSGVSTGGLIAPFAFLGSQYDDTLKEVYTSGIAESLLNDPSIMRVLFGSGLFGNTRLRELVARYVGPEIMAQVARENAKGRKLLIVTTDLDTQRTAIWDMGKIAAVGTPEALKLFRDVMAASASIPLVFPPIMIDAEGAGRKFQEMHVDGGVTAPVLTLPEALLFQGSRLPGTAKMDIYILVNKKIERNFELVSNGTIDVASRSLSAITQSQTRSIIFSTYDFARRNRLGFHLSYIAHDYPAPPSEGFDTAYMRALYQYGYDKAASGQAWTSTVP from the coding sequence ATCTGTGATCGCCAGCCACCGACAATGCCTCTTCCTTCGTGTTCGACTGACGTGTCCAGCCGCTCCCGTGGCTGGATCAGGCAGGCAGGCGGCCGCCTGACCGGGCTCCTGGCCCTGACCTGCGGCCTGGCGCTCGCCGCCTGCACCTCCCTGCCCCGCACGCCCTACACGGCCGCTGAAGCCCGCGCATCGCGCGTGCTCGATATCGACGGCCTCAGGCGCTACGCCGACGAGCCGGCCACGAAATTCAGCTTCGAGAAGGACACCAGCACTGCGACGAAGTCCTATCTGGCGCTCTCCGGCGGCGGCGCCGATGGGGCTTACGGCGTCGGCGTGCTCAACGGCTGGACCGCGGCCAGAACCCGCCCCGCCTTCTCCGTCGTCTCGGGCGTAAGCACCGGCGGGCTGATCGCGCCGTTCGCGTTTCTCGGCTCGCAATATGACGACACGCTGAAGGAGGTCTACACCAGCGGCATCGCCGAAAGCCTGTTGAACGATCCCAGCATCATGCGCGTGCTGTTTGGATCCGGCCTGTTCGGCAACACGCGGCTGCGGGAGCTCGTCGCTCGCTATGTCGGGCCGGAGATCATGGCGCAGGTCGCGCGCGAGAACGCCAAGGGGCGAAAGCTGCTGATCGTGACGACCGATCTCGACACCCAGCGCACTGCGATCTGGGACATGGGCAAGATCGCCGCGGTCGGAACGCCCGAGGCGCTCAAGCTGTTTCGCGACGTGATGGCGGCCTCCGCCAGCATTCCCCTGGTGTTTCCGCCGATCATGATCGACGCCGAAGGCGCGGGCCGCAAGTTTCAGGAGATGCATGTCGACGGCGGCGTGACCGCCCCGGTGCTGACGCTGCCCGAAGCTCTGCTGTTCCAGGGCAGCCGGCTGCCGGGCACGGCGAAGATGGACATCTACATCCTCGTCAACAAGAAGATCGAACGCAATTTCGAGCTCGTCTCCAACGGCACCATCGATGTCGCCTCGCGCAGCCTGTCGGCGATCACCCAGTCACAGACGCGCTCAATCATCTTCTCGACCTATGATTTCGCCAGGCGCAACCGTCTCGGCTTTCATCTGTCCTACATCGCGCACGACTATCCGGCGCCGCCGTCGGAAGGGTTCGATACCGCTTATATGCGTGCGCTCTATCAATACGGGTACGACAAGGCCGCGTCCGGTCAGGCCTGGACCTCCACGGTGCCGTGA
- a CDS encoding TetR/AcrR family transcriptional regulator, protein MGLTATKTRPAAPRREVPKSRGGRPTKSAAIERDQRLIEVATRLFLDRGFDATSLDAVAEAARVSKPTVYSRYGDKRGLFAAVLRREIARWLAPLSAAAETQLSSPADISVEQRLVEIGREMLTFTCGPDAVAFSRMMTAQAINFPDVAKLGKEEGWLKAVATTARFFDHLVAQGALDVEDTTIAAEVFLDVVAGHAHRMATFGMALEMKAAEKRMRATIKLFLAGALGPADRGQDAAKGTQRRRPSR, encoded by the coding sequence ATGGGATTGACTGCGACCAAGACCAGACCGGCAGCGCCGCGGCGCGAGGTGCCGAAATCCCGCGGCGGCCGGCCGACGAAGTCAGCTGCCATCGAGCGCGACCAGCGGCTGATCGAGGTCGCCACCCGCCTGTTCCTGGACCGCGGCTTCGACGCCACCTCGCTCGACGCGGTCGCGGAAGCGGCGCGGGTCAGCAAGCCCACCGTCTATTCCCGCTACGGCGACAAGCGCGGCCTGTTTGCCGCCGTGCTGAGGCGCGAGATCGCGCGCTGGCTTGCGCCGCTGTCCGCAGCCGCAGAGACGCAGCTCAGCAGCCCCGCGGACATCTCGGTCGAGCAGCGGCTGGTCGAGATCGGGCGCGAGATGCTGACCTTCACCTGCGGTCCCGATGCCGTCGCCTTCAGCCGCATGATGACCGCGCAGGCCATCAACTTCCCCGACGTCGCCAAGCTCGGCAAGGAGGAAGGCTGGCTCAAGGCGGTCGCCACCACGGCGCGCTTCTTCGACCATCTGGTGGCGCAGGGTGCGCTCGACGTCGAGGACACCACCATTGCCGCCGAGGTATTTCTCGACGTGGTGGCCGGTCACGCCCACCGCATGGCGACCTTCGGAATGGCGCTCGAGATGAAGGCCGCCGAAAAGCGCATGCGCGCGACGATCAAGCTGTTCCTGGCCGGCGCGCTCGGACCTGCCGACCGCGGCCAAGACGCCGCCAAGGGCACGCAACGCCGCCGCCCCTCGCGCTGA
- a CDS encoding PepSY domain-containing protein, translating into MSMGTPTALHSDTDGDAEADRQAVSREIERFRSSSISISQAMAIAEARHAGATTADVSFDGGSGVPVYRVKTVHNDRIWRHTINAATGELVGGEAALPLTELDKDDRSNLAALGAIRHRLADAVRVAERAASGKAISGGLVRERGRLNFSIVVLSGDDLKEVTLEPPGARAK; encoded by the coding sequence GTGTCCATGGGCACACCGACCGCCCTTCATAGCGATACAGATGGTGACGCCGAGGCTGACCGCCAGGCCGTCAGCCGCGAGATCGAGCGCTTTCGCAGCTCGTCGATCTCGATCAGCCAGGCCATGGCGATCGCGGAAGCCCGCCATGCCGGCGCCACGACGGCGGACGTGAGCTTCGACGGCGGCTCCGGTGTGCCGGTGTATCGGGTGAAGACCGTGCACAACGACCGGATCTGGCGCCATACCATCAACGCTGCGACCGGCGAGCTTGTAGGTGGGGAAGCCGCCCTGCCCCTGACCGAGCTCGACAAGGACGATCGCAGCAATCTCGCAGCCCTGGGCGCGATCAGGCATCGGCTCGCCGATGCCGTGCGCGTTGCCGAGCGCGCCGCCTCGGGCAAGGCGATCAGCGGCGGGCTGGTGCGCGAGCGCGGCCGGCTGAACTTTTCGATCGTCGTCCTCAGCGGCGACGACCTCAAGGAGGTCACCCTGGAGCCGCCGGGCGCGCGCGCCAAATAG
- a CDS encoding aspartate-semialdehyde dehydrogenase, with the protein MEDKVSNDPVVAIVGVTGAVGAEFIATMDKRGFRVGKLKALASARSAGKTVSFRGKEIVIEELTERSFEGVDIALFSAGGSISRKYAPIAVKSGAVVVDNSSAFRMDPNVPLVIPEINANRIRNHKGIIANPNCAAITALVPLWPIHQKNRIKRVIISTYQAASGAGAAAMEELVESTRANLNGQVYTPKVMPHPYAFNLFNHNTAIDPDTGYNDEETKVIKETRKIFEDDSIAVGVTCVRVPVLRAHCEAITFECEKPITEDQVRAIMAQAPGVKVVDDRTKNYFPMPIDASGQDDVLVGRIRKDLSDTSGHSISMFVAADQLLKGAALNAVQIAELLPQRVMA; encoded by the coding sequence ATGGAGGACAAAGTGAGTAACGATCCCGTCGTCGCGATTGTCGGCGTCACCGGTGCGGTGGGCGCCGAATTCATCGCCACCATGGACAAGCGCGGCTTTCGCGTCGGCAAGCTCAAGGCGCTCGCCAGCGCCCGCTCGGCCGGCAAGACGGTGTCGTTCCGCGGCAAGGAGATCGTAATCGAGGAGCTGACCGAGCGCTCCTTCGAAGGTGTTGATATCGCCCTGTTCTCCGCCGGCGGCAGCATCTCCAGGAAGTACGCGCCGATCGCGGTCAAGTCCGGCGCCGTCGTGGTCGACAACTCCTCCGCCTTCCGCATGGACCCGAACGTGCCGCTGGTGATCCCCGAGATCAACGCGAACCGCATCCGCAACCACAAGGGCATCATTGCCAACCCGAACTGCGCCGCGATCACCGCGCTGGTGCCGCTGTGGCCGATCCACCAGAAGAACCGCATCAAGCGCGTCATCATCTCGACCTATCAGGCCGCCTCCGGCGCCGGTGCCGCGGCGATGGAGGAGCTGGTCGAATCGACCCGCGCCAATCTCAACGGGCAGGTCTATACGCCCAAGGTGATGCCACACCCCTACGCCTTCAACCTCTTCAACCACAACACGGCGATCGACCCTGACACCGGCTACAACGACGAAGAGACCAAGGTCATCAAGGAAACCCGCAAGATCTTCGAGGACGACAGTATCGCCGTTGGCGTCACCTGCGTGCGCGTGCCGGTGCTGCGCGCGCATTGCGAGGCCATCACCTTCGAATGCGAGAAGCCGATCACCGAGGACCAGGTCCGCGCCATCATGGCGCAGGCCCCCGGTGTGAAGGTGGTCGACGACCGCACCAAGAACTACTTCCCGATGCCGATCGACGCCTCGGGCCAGGACGACGTGCTGGTCGGCCGCATCCGCAAGGACCTCAGCGACACCTCAGGCCATTCGATCTCGATGTTCGTGGCGGCCGATCAGCTGCTCAAGGGCGCGGCGCTGAACGCGGTGCAGATTGCGGAGCTGCTGCCGCAGCGCGTGATGGCGTAA
- the queA gene encoding tRNA preQ1(34) S-adenosylmethionine ribosyltransferase-isomerase QueA, giving the protein MRTDLFDFDLPAERIALRPASPRDSARMLVVENGALRDQTIADLPQWLKAGDQLVVNDTKVIAAQLKGRRIGRETEPKIEATLIKRLDGSRWQALVKPAKKLVAGDRVRFGNEGKVCLLGHLDAEVEAKGTEGEVTLSFSFHGPALDQAIADLGSPPLPPYIASKRTPDDQDLADYQTMFAANEGAVAAPTAGLHFTPALEQALRARDVGLNRVTLHVGAGTFLPVKVDDTEAHKMHAEWGTISAETAERLNTARKNGGRIIAGGTTSLRLLESAASEDGTIRPFAAETSIFITPGYRFRAVDILMTNFHLPKSTLFMLVSAFSGLETMKQAYAHAIAQDYRFYSYGDACLLFRAEL; this is encoded by the coding sequence ATGCGCACCGATCTGTTCGATTTCGACCTGCCCGCAGAGCGCATTGCCTTGCGCCCGGCGAGCCCGCGCGACTCCGCCAGGATGCTGGTGGTGGAGAACGGTGCGTTGCGCGACCAGACCATCGCCGACCTGCCGCAATGGCTGAAGGCGGGCGACCAGCTCGTCGTCAACGACACCAAGGTGATCGCTGCGCAATTGAAGGGCCGCCGCATCGGCCGCGAGACCGAGCCGAAGATCGAGGCGACCCTGATCAAGCGCCTCGACGGCTCACGCTGGCAGGCGCTGGTGAAGCCGGCGAAGAAGCTTGTTGCCGGCGATCGAGTCCGCTTCGGCAATGAAGGCAAGGTCTGCCTGCTCGGTCATCTTGACGCCGAGGTCGAGGCCAAGGGCACCGAGGGCGAGGTGACGCTGTCGTTCTCGTTCCACGGCCCGGCGCTCGACCAGGCCATCGCCGATCTCGGCAGCCCGCCGCTGCCGCCCTACATCGCCTCCAAGCGCACGCCTGACGATCAGGACCTTGCGGACTATCAGACGATGTTCGCGGCGAATGAGGGCGCGGTTGCAGCGCCCACCGCAGGGCTGCATTTCACGCCCGCGCTGGAGCAGGCGCTGCGCGCGCGCGACGTCGGCCTCAACCGCGTCACGCTGCATGTCGGGGCAGGGACGTTCCTGCCGGTGAAGGTGGACGACACCGAAGCCCACAAGATGCACGCCGAGTGGGGCACGATCTCGGCCGAGACGGCGGAGCGGCTCAACACGGCGCGGAAGAACGGCGGCCGCATCATCGCGGGCGGCACCACGTCATTGCGTCTGCTCGAAAGCGCGGCGAGCGAAGATGGCACGATCCGGCCGTTCGCGGCGGAGACCTCGATCTTCATCACCCCTGGCTATCGCTTCCGCGCGGTCGATATTCTGATGACGAATTTCCACCTGCCGAAGTCGACGCTGTTCATGCTGGTGTCGGCATTTTCAGGGCTGGAGACGATGAAGCAGGCCTATGCGCATGCGATCGCGCAAGATTATCGCTTCTATTCGTATGGCGATGCGTGTTTGCTGTTTCGGGCAGAGCTGTAG
- a CDS encoding peptidylprolyl isomerase, giving the protein MSVTENTLILETTQGPVTIEMRPDLAPGHVARIKELVREGFYDGIVFHRVIEGFMAQTGCPHGTGTGGSGKKLKAEFNKEPHVRGTASMARAANPDSGDSQFFICFDDARFLDNQYTVWGKVTEGMENVDKIKRGEPVMNPDKIVKARMAADKE; this is encoded by the coding sequence ATGAGCGTCACCGAAAACACCCTGATCCTCGAGACCACGCAAGGCCCCGTCACCATCGAGATGCGCCCCGACCTCGCGCCCGGCCATGTCGCGCGCATCAAGGAGCTGGTCCGTGAGGGCTTCTACGACGGCATCGTGTTCCACCGCGTCATCGAGGGCTTCATGGCGCAGACCGGCTGCCCGCACGGCACCGGCACTGGCGGCTCCGGCAAGAAGCTGAAGGCCGAGTTCAACAAGGAGCCGCATGTGCGCGGCACCGCCTCGATGGCGCGCGCCGCCAACCCCGATTCCGGCGACAGCCAGTTCTTCATCTGCTTCGACGACGCCCGCTTCCTCGACAACCAGTACACGGTGTGGGGCAAGGTGACCGAAGGCATGGAGAACGTCGACAAGATCAAGCGCGGCGAGCCCGTGATGAATCCGGATAAGATCGTCAAGGCCCGGATGGCCGCGGACAAGGAGTGA
- a CDS encoding peptidylprolyl isomerase has product MIRILAVLAALLFAVPALAQQLPVNLDKANAIVIDSTKGRIVIKLRTDIAPQHAERIKQLAREGYYNNVPFHRVMDGFMAQTGDGQNFNGTGGSKYPNLKQEFSKVHFARGIVGMARRGDSVDSANSQFFIMFADGGSLDGQYTVIGEVVQGMDVVDKLKKAPPGSPGGSVTDPDKMVKVQVASDIK; this is encoded by the coding sequence ATGATCCGAATTCTCGCAGTTCTTGCCGCGCTTCTGTTCGCGGTGCCGGCGCTGGCGCAGCAATTGCCTGTAAACCTCGACAAGGCCAACGCCATCGTCATCGACAGCACCAAGGGCCGCATCGTCATCAAGCTCAGGACCGATATCGCGCCGCAGCATGCCGAGCGCATCAAGCAGCTCGCGCGCGAGGGCTACTACAACAACGTGCCGTTCCATCGCGTCATGGACGGCTTCATGGCGCAGACCGGCGACGGCCAGAATTTCAACGGCACCGGAGGTTCGAAATATCCGAACCTGAAGCAGGAATTCTCCAAGGTGCATTTTGCCCGCGGCATCGTCGGCATGGCCCGGCGCGGCGACAGCGTCGATAGCGCCAACTCGCAGTTCTTCATCATGTTCGCCGACGGCGGCAGCCTCGATGGCCAGTACACCGTGATCGGCGAGGTGGTGCAGGGCATGGACGTCGTCGACAAGCTGAAGAAGGCACCCCCCGGCTCGCCCGGCGGCTCCGTCACCGATCCCGACAAGATGGTGAAGGTGCAAGTCGCTTCCGATATCAAGTAG
- the coaD gene encoding pantetheine-phosphate adenylyltransferase, whose translation MPRIAFYPGSFDPITNGHLDVVRHSASLCDRLVVAIGVHPGKKPLFSTEERLKMLHDVCGPVAAKAGCVLEAVTFDDLSVTAARKHGATIMIRGLRDGTDLDYEMQLAGMNEAMAPEVHTVFLPASPMVRPITATLVRQIAGMGGDVSAFVPPLVASQLKAKFAG comes from the coding sequence ATGCCGCGCATTGCCTTTTATCCCGGTTCCTTCGACCCCATCACCAACGGCCATCTGGACGTGGTCCGGCATAGCGCGTCGCTGTGCGACAGGCTCGTGGTCGCGATCGGGGTCCACCCCGGCAAGAAGCCGCTGTTCTCGACCGAGGAGCGGCTCAAGATGCTCCATGACGTTTGCGGGCCGGTGGCGGCCAAGGCCGGCTGCGTGCTCGAAGCCGTGACCTTTGACGATCTGTCGGTGACGGCGGCGCGCAAGCACGGGGCGACGATCATGATTCGGGGCCTCCGCGACGGCACCGATCTCGACTACGAGATGCAGCTCGCCGGCATGAACGAGGCGATGGCGCCCGAAGTGCACACCGTCTTCCTGCCGGCCTCTCCCATGGTTCGCCCGATCACCGCCACTTTGGTGCGCCAGATCGCCGGCATGGGCGGGGACGTCTCGGCCTTTGTCCCGCCGCTTGTAGCCAGCCAGCTCAAGGCAAAATTCGCCGGATAA
- a CDS encoding potassium transporter Kup: MTMGALGVVYGDIGTSPLYALKEAAKAAAHGGTLSHEAVLGVASLILWALLLIISLKYALLILRADNRGEGGIVALLALLHARHAQPGTWRAHLLVVGLIGAALLYGDGAITPAISVLSAIEGLKVDAPSLAPAVVPLTVAILIGLFMMQKQGTGFIGRIFGPVMLAWFVVLAALGIHGIVKAPAVLAALSPLYAFDFLIHHDFHISFGILGAAFLAVTGGEAMYADMGLFGRLPIRLAWFAICLPALVLNYFGQAALLITDPTTIENPFFQLCPDALHYVLVAFSTVATVIASQAIISGVFSLTQQSIQLGFLPRMQIRHTTSDAIGQIYVPLVNWLLAAATLGAVLSFGTSDALAGAYGIAVSLLMAITTLLAALVAIQWGYSPWLVAVVNGGFFAIDLIFFSANSIKLFEGGWFPLLLAGLVAFLMLTWRAGVKLVEAARARLRQPEEDLIETAVNKCHARLPGTAVFLAAAPRGVPLALTQFVRHNRVLHERVLIVTVLIEESPHIPDEERAEVHEIIPGITRVVLHYGFMQNPTIYEGLKLTCRQGQLPGIDLAEITYYVGRETIIPREDVPGMWVWREGVFAFLQRNAERSAAFFGVPTKQVVEFGTELEI, from the coding sequence ATGACCATGGGCGCCCTCGGGGTGGTCTATGGCGATATCGGCACCAGCCCCCTCTACGCCCTGAAGGAAGCTGCCAAGGCGGCTGCGCATGGCGGCACTCTAAGCCACGAGGCTGTCCTGGGGGTTGCCTCGCTGATCCTCTGGGCGTTGCTGCTGATCATCTCGCTGAAATATGCGCTGTTGATCCTGCGCGCCGACAATCGCGGCGAAGGCGGCATCGTCGCGCTGCTGGCGCTGCTGCACGCCCGCCACGCCCAGCCCGGCACCTGGCGCGCCCATTTGCTCGTGGTCGGCCTCATTGGCGCCGCCCTGCTCTATGGCGATGGCGCGATCACGCCGGCCATCTCCGTGCTCAGCGCCATCGAGGGCCTCAAGGTCGATGCGCCTTCGCTGGCGCCCGCTGTGGTGCCGCTGACCGTCGCCATCCTGATCGGCCTGTTCATGATGCAGAAGCAGGGCACCGGCTTCATCGGCCGCATCTTCGGACCGGTGATGCTGGCCTGGTTCGTCGTGCTCGCCGCGCTCGGCATCCACGGCATCGTCAAGGCGCCGGCGGTGCTGGCGGCGCTGAGCCCGCTCTACGCCTTCGACTTCCTGATCCACCACGATTTCCACATCTCGTTCGGTATTCTCGGCGCGGCCTTCCTTGCGGTGACCGGCGGCGAGGCCATGTATGCGGACATGGGCCTTTTCGGCCGCCTGCCGATCCGGCTGGCCTGGTTCGCCATCTGCCTGCCCGCCCTGGTGCTGAACTATTTCGGCCAGGCCGCGCTGCTGATCACCGATCCCACGACGATCGAGAACCCGTTCTTCCAGCTTTGCCCCGACGCCCTGCACTATGTCCTCGTCGCCTTCTCGACGGTCGCGACCGTGATCGCCTCGCAGGCGATCATCTCCGGCGTGTTCTCGCTGACCCAGCAATCGATCCAGCTCGGCTTCCTGCCGCGCATGCAGATCCGCCACACCACCAGCGATGCGATCGGCCAGATCTACGTGCCGCTGGTGAACTGGCTGCTCGCCGCCGCAACGCTCGGGGCGGTGCTGAGCTTCGGCACGTCCGACGCGCTTGCCGGTGCGTATGGCATCGCAGTCTCGCTGCTGATGGCCATCACCACGTTGCTGGCCGCTCTCGTTGCGATCCAATGGGGCTATTCGCCCTGGCTCGTGGCCGTCGTGAACGGCGGCTTCTTTGCGATCGACCTGATCTTCTTCTCGGCCAATTCGATCAAGCTGTTCGAGGGCGGCTGGTTTCCGCTGCTGCTCGCCGGCCTTGTCGCCTTCCTGATGCTGACCTGGCGTGCCGGCGTGAAGCTGGTCGAAGCGGCACGCGCCCGGCTGCGCCAGCCCGAGGAGGACCTGATCGAGACCGCTGTCAACAAATGCCATGCGAGGCTGCCCGGAACCGCCGTATTCCTGGCCGCCGCACCGCGCGGCGTGCCGCTCGCGCTGACCCAGTTCGTCAGGCACAACCGCGTGCTGCATGAGCGCGTGCTGATCGTCACCGTGCTAATCGAGGAATCCCCGCACATCCCGGACGAGGAACGTGCCGAGGTGCATGAAATCATTCCCGGCATCACCCGCGTGGTCCTGCATTACGGCTTCATGCAGAATCCGACGATCTACGAAGGCCTGAAGCTCACCTGCCGCCAGGGCCAGCTGCCCGGCATCGATCTCGCCGAGATCACCTATTACGTCGGCCGCGAGACCATCATCCCGCGCGAGGACGTTCCGGGCATGTGGGTCTGGCGCGAAGGCGTGTTCGCCTTCCTGCAGCGCAACGCAGAGCGTTCGGCGGCGTTCTTCGGCGTGCCGACCAAGCAGGTGGTGGAGTTCGGCACGGAGCTGGAGATCTAG
- a CDS encoding phosphotransferase family protein, with protein sequence MLSETELFAIYAAMGAALREINDITLDSFGYIGPNGVWTAYPSNQAYMSAQLERKLKEFCARGGDPALAARLRDSVLARQHLLDAVDVPRLCHYDFHAGNILVTSQGEPRLSGIVDFENATSGDPLMDIAKALYYFTPKDAPKREGLLAGYGKIERPHWQETLGLYRMYCTLELWCWMAQIGKHEALADLTAELSQATS encoded by the coding sequence ATGCTGTCGGAGACCGAGCTGTTTGCAATCTATGCCGCGATGGGCGCGGCGCTCCGTGAGATCAACGACATTACCCTCGACAGTTTTGGTTATATCGGCCCCAACGGGGTGTGGACGGCATATCCGAGCAATCAGGCCTACATGTCCGCGCAGCTCGAGAGGAAGCTGAAGGAGTTTTGCGCGCGGGGCGGCGATCCCGCGCTTGCCGCGCGGCTCCGGGACAGCGTTTTGGCGCGCCAGCATCTGTTGGACGCAGTGGATGTCCCTCGCCTGTGCCATTACGACTTCCACGCCGGAAATATCTTGGTGACCTCGCAGGGCGAACCGCGCCTGTCGGGCATCGTCGATTTCGAGAATGCGACGTCCGGCGATCCGCTGATGGATATCGCGAAGGCGCTTTACTACTTCACGCCGAAGGATGCGCCGAAGCGAGAAGGACTGCTCGCGGGCTATGGCAAGATCGAACGTCCCCACTGGCAGGAGACGCTCGGTCTCTACCGCATGTATTGCACGCTGGAGCTATGGTGCTGGATGGCACAGATCGGCAAGCACGAGGCGCTTGCCGATCTCACGGCGGAGCTTTCGCAGGCCACATCGTAG